One segment of Methanomassiliicoccales archaeon DNA contains the following:
- a CDS encoding nitroreductase family protein: MSELEVKGAIKARRSIRKFKCKELPTNVLDHLLEMARIAPSGANRQPWEIIVITDRLRLRGLVPICKEQSFIADCAAFFVGVDDPQQKWARVDLTIALDHISLAAVEESMGTCWIGAFDHELLAKFVDLPKERTITVCMALGFPNETPAARGRKDIEDLVSWDRYGVRERL, translated from the coding sequence GTGTCTGAGTTGGAGGTCAAGGGGGCGATCAAGGCTCGAAGGAGCATTCGTAAGTTCAAGTGCAAGGAACTGCCTACCAATGTGCTGGACCACCTATTGGAGATGGCCAGGATAGCTCCGTCCGGAGCCAACCGTCAGCCTTGGGAGATCATTGTCATAACCGACCGTCTGAGGCTCAGGGGGCTGGTCCCAATATGCAAGGAGCAATCGTTCATTGCTGACTGCGCCGCATTCTTCGTGGGCGTTGACGACCCGCAACAGAAATGGGCCCGGGTCGATCTGACCATCGCCCTGGACCATATCAGTCTGGCAGCGGTAGAGGAGAGCATGGGTACCTGCTGGATAGGGGCCTTTGACCACGAATTGCTGGCCAAGTTCGTCGATCTGCCCAAAGAGAGAACGATCACGGTATGCATGGCTCTAGGGTTCCCGAATGAGACGCCGGCAGCTCGCGGTCGCAAGGACATCGAGGACCTGGTCAGCTGGGACCGGTACGGGGTCCGTGAGCGCTTATGA